A genomic region of Colletes latitarsis isolate SP2378_abdomen chromosome 7, iyColLati1, whole genome shotgun sequence contains the following coding sequences:
- the LOC143343829 gene encoding ATP-dependent RNA helicase DDX24 produces the protein MSKTKQNSLSGWKPLKLEGSVFSGGIEGLIGIEELTDYKLERTDSKTKISICEEKSNKEKDKASSKRKNLNKWQEDTVDDNEPVLKKIKIKKRKKSNKKIITNQSVKDDLDIDSNDDCNQSTDDESNMYDTDVQVWSNLGVPTIIIKALKDQQFRSPTTIQALTLPSAILGHRDILGAAETGSGKTLAFGIPIINGILELKSKESNKSDAKSIDSKNKGWICTESKTVENNHSSSESDYEGDDDINESIGCIRVINNIEINKPRNYSQKPLYALILTPTRELAVQIKNHLTKVAKYTDVKIAVVLGGMAAVKQERILSKGPEIVIATPGRLWELIQQGNPHLNQVDSIKYLAIDETDRMLEKGHFQELQQLLEKINMHKNKLEKRQTFVFSATLTMVHDIPEYLQRKKNKHHKSKISKLTAGQKLQKIIELVGIKNPKIVDITKETGTASNLTECRIVCTIDHKDYYLYYFLKRHIGRTLVFCNSIGCVKRLATLFGILDCKPLPLHASMQQRQRLKNLERFQADKDGLLIATDVAARGLDIPNVEHVIHYQVPRTSESYVHRSGRTARAQKEGITVLMMEPSEKQNYTKLCKTLDRTEDLPTFPVVDRLLIAVKERVDIAREIDKLELKCRRDNSQKGWLRKAVEDMDLVLEEDEDELELEVKEVADLKHRLKVKKRQLESLISKPLFPKGFSGKYLDTNIEYKLNEENQKAVDVMKHVIEEIPKKRKEENKKSRYKKTFLKNKKSKKSKIKAS, from the exons ATGTCTAAAACGAAACAAAATAGTTTAAGTGGATGGAAGCCGCTGAAATTAGAAGGTTCTGTATTTTCGGGTGGTATAGAGGGTTTAATTGGCATAGAAGAATTAACTGATTATAAATTGGAAAGAACAGATAGTAAAACGAAAATTTCAATTTGCGAGGAGAAAAGTAATAAAGAAAAAGATAAG GCGTCATCAAAgcgtaaaaatttaaataaatggcAAGAAGATACTGTTGATGATAACGAGcctgtattaaaaaaaataaagattaaaaaacgTAAGAAAAGCAATAAGAAGATAATAACAAATCAGTCTGTAAAAGATGATTTAGATATTGATTCTAATGATGATTGTAATCAAAGTACAGATGATGAAAGTAATATGTATGATACTGATGTTCAAGTATGGAGTAATCTAGGTGTACCTACAATTATAATAAAAGCATTAAAAGATCAACAATTTCGTTCACCTACTACTATACAGGCATTAACCCTACCATCAGCAATATTAGGTCACAGAGATATATTGGGTGCTGCTGAAACAGGCAGTGGGAAGACATTAGCTTTTGGAATTCCAATTATAAATGGCATTTTGGAATTGAAAAGCAAAGAGTCTAATAAATCAGATGCAAAGTCTATTGATTCTAAGAACAAAGGTTGGATTTGTACAGAAAGTAAAACTGTAGAAAACAATCATAGTTCATCTGAATCTGATTATGAGGGGGATGATGATATTAACGAAAGTATAGGTTGCATACGTGTAATCAATAATATAGAAATTAATAAACCAAGAAATTATTCACAAAAGCCATTGTATGCATTAATTTTAACACCAACTCGCGAATTAGCTGTTCAAATAAAAAATCACCTGACTAAAGTAGCAAAATATACTGATGTTAAA atAGCAGTAGTGTTAGGTGGGATGGCTGCAGTTAAACAGGAAAGAATATTAAGTAAAGGTCCTGAAATTGTAATTGCTACACCTGGTAGATTATGGGAATTAATACAGCAAGGTAATCCACACCTTAATCAAGTGGATTCGATTAA GTATTTAGCTATTGACGAAACCGATAGAATGTTGGAAAAGGGGCATTTTCAAGAATTGCAACAATTGctagaaaaaataaatatgcaTAAAAACAAGTTAGAGAAACGACAGACATTTGTATTTTCTGCTACATTAACCATGGTGCATGATATTCCAGAGTAtttgcaaagaaaaaaaaataagcaTCATAAAAGCAAGATATCCAAGCTTACGGCTggtcagaaattacaaaaaataataGAATTAGTAGGAATAAAAAATCCGAAAATTGTTGACATCACGAAAGAAACAG GTACTGCTAGTAATCTAACAGAATGTAGAATAGTGTGCACAATAGATCATAAAGATTATTATCTTTACTATTTTCTGAAAAGGCATATTGGTAGAACATTGGTATTCTGTAATAGTATCGGCTGTGTAAAACGCCTAGCTACTCTTTTCGGGATTCTTGACTGCAAACCTTTACCTTTGCATGCCAGTATGCAACAAAGGCAACGATTGAAAAATCTTGAAAG ATTCCAGGCAGATAAGGATGGATTGTTAATAGCTACGGATGTAGCTGCAAGAGGTTTGGATATTCCGAATGTTGAGCATGTGATACATTATCAAGTCCCCAGAACAAGTGAA agTTATGTACATAGAAGTGGACGGACTGCAAGAGCACAGAAAGAAGGAATAACAGTTCTTATGATGGAACCATCTGAGAAACAAAATTACACCAAATTGTGTAAAACGCTTGATCGTA cgGAAGATTTACCTACATTTCCTGTAGTAGATAGGCTGCTAATTGCAGTCAAAGAAAGAGTCGATATTGCTCGAGAAATTGATAAATTAGAATTAAAATGTCGCCGAGATAATTCACAAAAGGGCTGGTTACGTAAAGCAGTTGAGGATATGGATTTGGTTTTAGAGGAAGATGAAGA cgAACTGGAATTAGAAGTAAAAGAAGTAGCAGATTTAAAACACCGATTGAAAGTGAAAAAGCGCCAATTGGAGTCTCTTATATCAAAACCGCTATTTCCAAAAGGATTTTCTGGAAAATATCTTGACACTAATATTGAATATAAGTTAAATGAAGAAAACCAGAAAGCTGTTGACGTTATGAAACACGTTATCGAAGAAATTCCAAAGAAACGGAAGGAGGAAAATAAAAAATCTAGGTATAAGAAAACTTTTCTCAAAAACAAGAAATCaaaaaaatcgaaaataaaaGCATCGTAA
- the LOC143343832 gene encoding uncharacterized protein LOC143343832, with product MQANASMHQEVNNLNILKDGSEENNLLTMQPPTVIPKLKTQSPNNLGIRKLIPITQMQFNEALSRFNSNKVVNSKSNRAVSSIKDMSTNTVKKVSNVKATTKVPILKITINKQYNKPPRPNLNESKNVLNVTKNISHSKTNITNNNAKTDQKVYVPNIVISPKPVIFKLIPIVVEKPIKCENTVVETKNTCTSKIAYTRKGELTRDYTRIQTSTDRIRYLYTKAQRDCDVLRIRLKALRERHKQEEEEIKKLQTHLDNHYRNTEEKSCVEISTRHFKRKRSYMSSENPEEKDEYEKLLREVRKIKQDILNPKYPVTASNIELEQTNIFNHNESKIRKEYKRLIINNMSEANVMKSRQISTKIYNNDFKKTRFNVKSSDIVIPKAEQNLELVFMES from the exons ATGCAAGCAAATGCAAGTATGCATCAGGAGGTTAATAACTTAAACATACTAAAAGATGGTAGTGAAGAAAATAATCTTTTGACAATGCAACCACCTACTGTAATTCCTAAATTAAAAACTCAGTCTCCAAACAACTTGGGAATTAGAAAACTAATTCCTATAACCCAAATGCAATTTAATGAAGCTCTATCAAGATTCAACTCTAATAAAGTAGTAAATTCAAAATCCAACAGAGCAGTATCAAGTATTAAGGATATGAGTACAAATACagtaaaaaaagtttcaaatgtaAAAGCCACAACAAAAGTcccaattttaaaaataactatAAACAAACAATATAATAAACCTCCTAGGCCAAATTTGaatgaaagtaaaaatgtaTTGAATGTTACCAAGAATATCAGTCATAGTAAAACAAATATAACTAATAACAATGCAAAAACTGATCAAAAAGTTTATGTACCAAACATTGTTATTTCTCCAAAACCAGTTATATTTAAGTTAATACCTATTGTAGTAGAGAAACCTATTAAGTGTGAAAACACTGTAGTGGAAACAAAAAATACTTGTACATCAAAAATTGCATATACTAGGAAAGGAGAGTTAACAAGAGATTATAC GCGGATTCAAACATCAACAGATAGAATACGATATCTATATACAAAAGCACAACGAGACTGTGATGTATTAAGAATACGCTTGAAAGCATTAAGGGAAAGGCATAAACAAgaggaagaagaaataaaaaagtTACAGACACATTTAGATAATCATTATAGAAATACAGAGGAAAAATCTTGTGTTGAAATATCTACGAGACATTTCAAAAGAAAAAGATCATATATGTCTTCAGAAAATCCGGAGGAGAAAGATGAATATGAAAAGTTGCTTAGAGAAGTTAGAAAAATTAAACAAGACATTCTAAATCCAAAGTATCCTGTCACAGCATCAAATATCGAGTTAGAacaaacaaatatatttaatcACAATGAGAGTAAAATAAGGAAAGAATATAAAAGACTGATAATAAACAATATGTCAGAAGCAAATGTTATGAAAAGTAGACAGATAAGTACCAAAATTTACAACAATGATTTTAAAAAAACACGTTTTAACGTTAAATCTAGTGATATTGTAATACCAAAAGCTGAACAAAATTTGGAGCTAGTTTTTATGGAATCATGA
- the Cog8 gene encoding conserved oligomeric Golgi complex subunit 8: MDIETENVINLIFPDGIQESWKENPEFYQYLSKLGGYDVDQLSKEPDHLNDERTSVLQTTQELVFANYKTFIQTAESSREIFKQFNQTENRLDGLVQKIPKFVEKCQLFCDASKDINSHRRVNSLTLTRNAELLEVLEMPQLMESCLRSNQYNEALELSQYARQLGTKHGDIPIISSIVAEIESSWSGMVGQVVGSLRGDLPLPRCLQLVGLLRSMDAFTEPELRIKFLQARDSWLQSLLNAIPKDDPNLHITKTIELSRIHLFNIITQYRAMFNDDELMIPGRDPTVNESAIFYHWLEEKISQFLMTLEQDLPGVTSIDSILGQCTYFGLSFGRVGADFTGRMSDIFVRVIGEKFESGVRKTTKKFEKDMESFTLINKTYKTNIKMNTTIKSEYPPEQLVEFYPLAEYCNGLISAFNEIRLCPPVALSAFCTIILQESLYNVAKSILIFYKQEQQAFAAAERENMLKFTECLSEQLIPYVQYCIHVIFPPNQIAIHLGISENLLQTEGITYLNRDSILEPLALLLPIPKNGKDSIISSLPTSNTRSLVMQKLSNEVSSMSENTEVDATFEQSKQIKQSELHESAEQTMVSTDSQEKTVVSNKDIKINANSSSDGANQNR, from the exons atggatATCGAAACTGAGAATGTTATAAACCTTATATTTCCGGATGGTATACAAG aatcatGGAAAGAAAACCCTGAGTTTTATCAGTACTTGTCAAAACTTGGTGGTTACGATGTTGATCAGCTTA GTAAAGAACCTGACCATCTGAATGATGAGAGAACATCAGTATTGCAAACAACACAAGAGTTAGTATTTGCTAATTATAAAACATTTATTCAAACAGCAGAaagttccagggagatatttaaacaa TTTAATCAAACTGAAAATCGGCTAGATGGACTTGTACAAAAAATTCCGAAGTTTGTAGAGAAGTGCCAATTATTCTGTGATGCTTCAAAGGATATAAATTCTCATAGGAGAGTAAACAGTTTAACATTAACAAGAAATGCAGAATTGCTGGAAGTACTTGAAATGCCTCAATTGATGGAATCTTGTTTAAGGAGTAATCAATATAATGAAGCATTAGAATTATCTCAGTATGCACGTCAGTTAGGAACCAAACATGGAGATATTCCGATTATATCG TCCATAGTGGCAGAAATTGAAAGCAGTTGGTCAGGCATGGTAGGACAAGTTGTAGGGTCATTAAGGGGAGATTTACCGCTTCCAAGATGTTTACAGCTCGTCGGATTATTACGATCAATGGATGCTTTTACAGAACCAGAATTACGTATTAAATTTCTTCAAGCGCGCGATAGTTGGCTTCAAAGTCTTCTGAACGCTATACCCAAAGATGATC CTAATCTTCATATTACAAAAACAATCGAGTTATCGAGGATACATTTGTTTAATATAATAACACAATATAGGGCTATGTTTAATGATGACGAACTCATGATACCAGGGAGAGATCCGACTGTAAACGAAAGTGCCATATTTTATCATTGGCTAGAAGAAAAG ATATCTCAGTTTCTAATGACCTTGGAACAAGATTTACCTGGCGTAACGTCCATAGATTCTATTTTAGGCCAATGTACATATTTTGGTTTATCATTTGGTAGAGTGGGTGCTGATTTTACTGGACGAATGTCTGATATATTTGTACGTGTTATTGGTGAAAAGTTCGAGTCGGGTGTTCGTAAAACGACAAAGAAGTTTGAAAAAGACATGGAATCATTTAcactaattaataaaacatacaAAACTAATATAAAAATGAACACTACAATAAAATCC gAGTATCCACCAGAACAATTAGTGGAATTTTACCCTTTAGCTGAATACTGTAATGGTCTTATATCTGCTTTCAACGAAATACGACTTTGTCCGCCGGTAGCACTTTCTGCTTTCTGTACAATCATTTTACAGGAGTCTTTATACAATGTAGCAAAAtctatattaattttttataaacaGGAACAACAA GCATTTGCTGCAGCAGAAAGAGAAAATATGCTCAAATTCACAGAATGTTTAAGCGAACAATTGATTCCTTATGTACAGTACTGTATTCATGTTATTTTCCCGCCAAATCAAATTGCGATTCATTTAGGCATTTCAGAGAATTTGCTACAAACCGAG GGAATCACGTATTTAAATAGAGATAGTATCTTGGAACCTTTGGCTCTTTTATTACCAATTCCAAAAAACGGGAAAGATTCTATCATTTCCTCATTACCTACCTCTAATACACGATCATTAGTAATGCAAAAACTTTCCAATGAAGTATCTTCGATGTCTGAAAATACGGAAGTAGATGCAACTTTTGAACAATcgaaacaaataaaacagtctgaATTacacgaatctgcagagcaaacaaTGGTATCTACCGATTCGCAAGAAAAAACTGTGGTATCAAACAAAGACATTAAAATTAATGCAAATAGCTCGAGCGATGGTGCAAATCAGAATAGGTAA
- the L(3)07882 gene encoding nucleolar protein 14 homolog l(3)07882: MVKTKKKSLSELSQQKRSQQKKERLNPFEVHINRDKQNVLGRKSKADNGLPGVSRAKAINKRKKTLLQEYKLKNKDNIFLDKRIGEKGFSMNEEDKAMARFVKERMKAHKKKNIYSLNDEEVLTHRGQTLEEIEKFDDPKSDDESSDDGNRTGKLEDKFVGEAHFGGGVLSKSESGKSRKDLINELIAESKKRKAEKQMIREQTVDLTEKLDSEWRDLLPIVTAANKSAEETVDKIKADDYDISVRKLKFEARGTPSDKLKSEEEIIKEEKEKLEALEADRLARMKGFVNDPNNEIRHKSADDLDDGFTVETINDEASIGEENSLAKNAEGDSSSDDDDDDNDGDDDDDDNLISDNEGKAINDQKDDQSDTQMNSNTVKNKNKTKSSAENEPDENSDAEVSETTSSEEDNLSDLKESSSEDETMSPKKSVTFAKTNKAVSKESNSSSIVGKSILKTKNDTSDFQLSNEDKKQEIRDDLLKRKEIMEKARKELPYTYKVPENYEELQELLVNRNAEYQSVIIDRIIKCNHWTLDGKNKEKLSSLFLFLLQHLNDCAVEDDVESIVNCFQIIDRLAPFLYDLAQMNPENAKTVIQEIIKEKHEEFENNKKKYPDLDTLIFFKLVSLIFPTSDFRHPVVTPCLIFMSQILLRCRVRNKVDISKGLFICTLVLEYTLLSKRFAPSVINYLRGVIYVSIPKHVIQGMKIIPPFKRMGELSNLLIVNENQTDLDIDPSSTLMKAADLIHGELDDDFKIRSLLTAVNLIGEFKNQLEELEAVYTIFEPILNLLKLNAFDRYPLKVKKHIKKLRKDLKELKNKKLEYMVIEKKKPKPLRLYEPRIETVYDGKRHKTMSKEKAEREKLLHKYKKEMKGAVREIRRDRAFIAKLQIKQQIKNDEERKRKVKEIFGEAAMQQSELKKLKWKK; this comes from the exons ATGgttaaaacaaaaaagaaatctTTGTCCGAGCTTTCTCAGCAAAAGCGAAGTCAACAAAAGAAAGAACGCTTGAATCCGTTTGAAGTACATATAAATAGAGACAAACAGAATGTTTTGGGAAGAAAAAGCAAGGCAGACAATGGACTTCCAGGAGTATCACGAGCAAAAGCAATCAACAAACGCAAAAAAACACTTCTacaagaatataaattaaaaaataaagataataTATTTTTAGATAAACGTATAGGTGAAAAAGGTTTTTCAATGAATGAAGAAGATAAAGCTATGGCAAGATTTGTCAAAGAACGTATGAAAGCTcacaagaaaaaaaatatttatagtttAAATGATGAAGAGGTGTTAACACACAGGGGTCAAACTTTAGAAGAGATTGAAAAGTTTGATGACCCAAAAAGTGATGATGAATCTAGCGATGATGGGAATAGGACTGGAAAACTGGAAGATAAATTTGTCGGCGAAGCTCATTTTGGCGGCGGTGTTTTGTCAAAATCAGAATCTGGAAAGTCCAGAAAAGATCTCATAAACGAACTTATAGCTGAATCAAAAAAACGAAAAGCTGAGAAACAGATGATACGCGAACAAACTGTTGATTTAACAGAGAAACTTGATTCTGAATGGAGGGATCTTCTTCCAATTGTGACGGCGGCTAATAAATCTGCCGAGGAAACAGTTGATAAGATAAAAGCTGATGATTATGATATTTCCGTACGAAAATTAAAGTTTGAAGCCCGAGGTACGCCATCGGATAAATTAAAATCGGAGGAAGAAATTATAAAGGAAGAAAAGGAAAAACTGGAAGCCCTCGAAGCAGATCGATTAGCGAGAATGAAAGGATTTGTAAATGATCCGAATAATGAAATTAGGCACAAGTCGGCGGACGACCTTGATGATGGTTTTACAGTAGAAACCATAAATGATGAAGCATCGATTGGCGAAGAAAACAGTTTGGCCAAGAATGCAGAAGGCGATTCTAGCAGTGATGATGACGACGACGATAATGATggcgatgatgatgatgatgacaaTTTAATTTCTGACAATGAAGGAAAAGCTATAAATGACCAAAAAGACGACCAATCAGACACTCAGATGAACAGTAACACtgttaaaaacaaaaataaaacaaagagTTCTGCAGAAAATGAACCGGACGAAAATTCGGATGCAGAAGTCTCGGAAACTACGAGTTCCGAAGAAGACAATTTATCAGATTTAAAAGAATCTTCTAGCGAAGATGAAACCATGTCGCCTAAAAAGAGTGTTACATTTGCAAAAACTAACAAAGCTGTTTCAAAGGAATCTAATTCCAGTTCTATAGTAGGAAAGTCAATTTTGAAGACAAAAAATGATACGAGTGATTTTCAGTTAAGCAATGAAGATAAAAAGCAAGAAATTAGAGATGActtattaaaaagaaaagaaattatggagaaagcgagaaaagaattACCTTATACTTATAAAGTACCCGAAAATTACGAAGAATTGCAGGAACTATTGGTCAATCGTAATGCCGAATATCAATCGGTTATCATAGATCGTATTATAAAGTGCAATCATTGGACATTAGAtggtaaaaataaagaaaaattatcaagtttgtttttatttttactgcAACACTTAAATGATTGTGCCGTAGAAGACGATGTTGAAAGCATAGTTAATTGCTTTCAAATAATAGATAG ATTAGCCCCTTTTCTGTACGATCTTGCGCAAATGAATCCAGAAAATGCTAAAACTGTTATACaagaaataattaaagaaaaacACGAAGAGTTtgaaaacaataaaaagaaatatcCTGATTTAGATACA CTTATTTTCTTCAAATTAGTTTCTTTGATATTCCCAACATCTGACTTTAGACACCCTGTGGTTACACCTTGTTTAATATTTATGTCTCAAATATTACTTAGATGCCGTGTTAGAAATAAAGTAGATATTTCGAAAGGTCTTTTCATATGTACGCTCGTTTTAGAG taCACGCTTTTAAGCAAACGATTTGCACCAtctgtaataaattatttacgtGGTGTCATTTACGTATCTATACCAAAGCACGTAATTCAGGGAATGAAGATTATACCACCCTTTAAAAGAATGGGCGAATTAAGCAATTTATTAATAGTTAACGAAAATCAAACTGATTTGGATATTGATCCCAGTAGCACGCTTATGAAAGCAGCTGATTTAATACACGGGGAGTTGGACGATGACTTTAAAATAAGAAGTCTACTAACAGCTGTAAATTTAATAGGCGAATTTAAAAACCAACTTGAAGAATTGGAAGCAGTGTATACAATATTTGAGCCAATTTTGAATTTACTTAAGCTAAACGCCTTCGATAGGTATCCGTTAAAAGTGAAAaagcatattaaaaaattacgaaaagACTTGAAAGAATTGAAAAACAAAAAGTTAGAGTATATGGTGATCGAAAAGAAGAAGCCAAAACCACTAAGGCTGTACGAACCCCGAATCGAGACCGT ATACGACGGTAAGAGACACAAGACCATGTCCAAAGAGAAAGCAGAGAGAGAAAAGCTATTGCATAAATACAAGAAAGAGATGAAAGGCGCTGTCCGTGAAATACGAAGGGACAGGGCCTTCATAGCAAAACTGCAAATCAAACAACAAATTAAGAATGACGAGGAACGCAAACGTAAAGTAAAGGAAATCTTTGGCGAAGCTGCAATGCAACAAAGCGAATTGAAAAAACTGAAATGGAAGAAATAA